One window of Mixophyes fleayi isolate aMixFle1 chromosome 3, aMixFle1.hap1, whole genome shotgun sequence genomic DNA carries:
- the NANP gene encoding N-acylneuraminate-9-phosphatase gives MVLNGIKAVFFDLDNTLIDTSGASKKAIEEVVKLLINKSKFNEEEAHIICKDFQANLLHEAFDPTKLTIDDLRVLHFERAMQEIRSGDYKCLAKECYQLWKTKRLQLMTLSETTKNMLCELRKSTCLVLLTNGNRQVQREKIEACGANPFFDAIVVGGEHAEEKPAPSIFLHCCDLVAVKPEDCVMVGDNLDTDIQGGLNAGLKATIWLNKNTHVTSNPSPTPHYTIQSVTHLPDVLKNLQ, from the exons ATGGTGTTGAATGGTATTAAGGCTGTGTTTTTTGACTTGGATAACACATTGATTGACACATCAGGAGCCAGCAAGAAAGCTATAGAGGAG GTGGTGAAATTACTCATAAACAAAAGCAAATTCAATGAAGAGGAAGCTCATATTATATGTAAGGATTTCCAAGCGAACCTCCTTCATGAAGCTTTTGATCCCACCAAACTAACGATTGATGACCTCCGGGTGCTGCACTTTGAGAGAGCCATGCAGGAAATCCGGTCTGGAGATTATAAATGCTTGGCCAAGGAATGTTACCAGCTTTGGAAAACGAAGCGTTTGCAACTCATGACACTGTCGGAAACTACAAAAAATATGCTTTGTGAACTCAGAAAGTCAACATGTTTAGTCCTCCTAACAAATGGAAACAGGCAGGTTCAGAGGGAGAAAATTGAGGCTTGTGGTGCCAATCCATTCTTTGATGCAATAGTGGTGGGAGGAGAACATGCTGAGGAGAAGCCAGCGCCATCTATCTTCCTTCACTGTTGCGATCTTGTGGCAGTGAAACCAGAGGACTGTGTGATGGTTGGGGACAATCTGGACACAGATATTCAGGGTGGACTGAATGCAGGATTGAAGGCAACTATAtggttaaataaaaatacacatgtaaCTAGCAATCCCAGCCCTACTCCCCATTATACAATACAATCTGTGACTCACCTACCTGATGTTCTAAAGAATTTACAATAG